The window TGAGATCAGCTGTCATAGCCAGTGAGGTGACAAGGATGGTGGCACAGCCAATGCCCAGCATCACAGCTGCTGCATACACAGTCACACCCAACCCATCTGCCAGTGCCACCCAGGCCGCAAAGGCCAGGATCACCAGGAGACCCGCAAAGTAAGTCATCTGCAGAAGAGACCAGAAGCAGGCCCGTCTCACTGTGCAGCTCCTAGCCTGAAGACTTCTTTGGTCTTCAATCCACTGCCCCAAATCCCAGAGAGTAAGGGGTCAAGTTGGCCCATCCCTAAAGAGTCCCCCAGCTCTGATGTTACCAGAGAACTGACATTCTAGAGACAGATGGCTACTTACATCTTAAATGCAaaccaattaaataaaatgaaacattcagGTCTTCAGTCATGCCTGCCACATTCTAAGTACTCAAGAGCCACCCTGACTAGTAAACTGCTTATCACAGAAAATTATAGAGCTCTGCAGCCACAAGACCCTCAGAAGCCAGGATTCTAGAACATGGGTCCAAGACACAGGGCATCTACAAGGTGTAGAGGCCAAGATTTGGAATCACCTGGGTTCTGTGCATCTGAGTTCCAAGAATCCTTATCTGTGATATTCCCCCACTGTTCCTCACTGACCCACACACTCACATTCCTCCCGATCCATTTGTTGACTGGGTtcatgaggaaggaggagaagaaaccGCTGAGATACATCACCAATGGGATGGTGGCGATGAACTTCTGTTGGGGCAGAGTGGGCAAAGGTGTGTCAGTCAGGTGGGGCTCCTTGGGCTCAGATCCCACCCCACATCCCTGGGCCACCCTACCCAGCTCACCTTAGGCAGGTTGAGGGAGTAGGTGAGGTACATGGCAATGTATGTCTGGGACAGGTTCACAATGAGCCTTGTGCTCATGTACAGCAAGCCCACCTATGGGCAGACAGAGGGACTGGTTCAGGGGTCAGACAGGGCCCGTCTCCACTCCCACCAGTAGCGGACACTAGGAGCCTAGTTGCAGCTGTCACCTGACCCACTATCAGTGACCATAGCTGGCCAGGTGGAAAAGAGAACAATAATTGAATAGCAATGTCTGCCCTGCCTGTGGAATAGAAAATCTGCAGTTTGCTTTATTGGCTATCCCTGCCTGTAATTCCACATAGTAAAGGCCAGGTGGGAGACATCAACTCCGGCCCTCTCTGCCCTCAAGACGTACCTGGTAAAAGGCTGGCTGCCAGAGCCAGTGTTTCCAGAGCAGCAAGGGGCGGGCTGTGGTGGGAGCCAACAAGGGGCTGTGTTCATCTGGCTCCTCCACTAGCTGTTGGCATTCCTCCTTGGTGCCCAGGTGGAACAGCAATGAGAAGACGGCTCCAATGCCCACCACCAACAGGGAGAGGTTCTGGCCAGCAGGAGAGGGGTCAGTAGTGGCTATCACAGCCCAAATTCCAAGTTCAGGGCCTGGGGCAATGTCCATTCTGCCAGCCGCATCCTTGTCCCCCACCCTCGCCCCAGCTCACCCGAAACACTGGCACATCTTGGACCCCCAGCTGGTCACTGACATCCTGGATGGACCCCATGTGTGGAGACGCCTGCAGGTGGAGCAGGAGCCAGGCAGCACCATAGACTGTGATGTTGGCCACCACGGTGAAGGCGTACCTGGTGTGGACAGGCAAGGGTTCAGCACAGCAACCCAGAAAACCACATGGCTACTTCCTTCCCAGGCAGCCATACAGTCAAAGCTGATGTGGCATCTGGTGAACCTCTGGCCTAAGGGAGATTTCAGCCACCGAACCTTGGGTGGCCCCAGGGTTCCCCTGCTGGCTCCAGCTCGCTAGCCTGCATGTTATCTGATGATTTACAATTCTGACCCTCAACCACCATGACCGAGGGCTGGGATACAGAGAATCAGCAAAGCAGGGCTCAGTCAGGACTACAACCCAAGTCTGAGAACTCAAGATGCTCAATAGCGAAGACTGGAATTCCTGGTACCCAGATTCTGGGCTTCAGCAAGGCAAGGTCTAGAATCATCCAAGGCTCCTGCCTGCAGCCCTAGAGCAAAGTCCCTCCAGGGACTGgcaagggcaggggaggggcagccTCTGGACCTCACCAGGACTCAGTTTCCCTTTCTAAAAGTACAATACTATCCCCAGAGGTCACAGTGAAGATGACACAAGGTTGGCACTAAAGCACTTGCACGTAGAAAACACACCAGAACTTGGTTTGCCCTAGCCTGTCTCTTATCTTCTGGGGCCCTCAGGGGCCCGGGCATTGAGCAACCCCTGTCATTAGTGCTGCATTTCCTGGCTATAATGGGAACtcaaaggcagaggaggaggccaGACTGGAGCCAAAGAGGCTAAGTTGCAGACAGGCGGGACCCTCAACAAAGACACTACCCTAATAGCAAGAGTACGTGCACTTACCTGGTGCTAATTAAGCCAGGCTCTTTGAGGTCCGGCAACACTGGCCACACTCACATATGCTGTCCCTTATGGTTGGAACTGCCATCTCCTGTACCTTTTTCCTACTGCACACGTCCCATAGGCACTCTGGCCTTGGGCACATGACAACCTGggtttgttgtgagaattaaaggagATAATTTATGTGAAGGGCCTAGAACTGTGCCTGGCTTATGGCAAGTGCTCCGTAAATGCTCTTGTGATCATCAAATCCAGAATAACCTTCCTTAACACCTCAAGCAAGCGTTGGATAAGCTGGGCACCAACTGTATGCATGTGTAGCATGTAAGATTCTCAGATGGCCCTGGAGACTTCCACATCCTGGCCCTGCCCTACCTAATCCCCTCCCCTTGGGGATGGGATCTGTGAATATGATGGGATGTCACTCCCATCTTTAGGCAACTTCTGTGACACAGGTGAAGgtattttgcagatgtaattaaagaTTATCCTGGGTAGGCCTGACCTATTTAGGTGCTTCTTAGAAAAAAGGGTTTAAGCTactgattttcaacatttttacacttggggaccagtgaaaatagaattattttaggaaccactaaggcagaaatcaccctgagcataaacaaatttgactaagatcactaggtctataatcttcatacaccCACCATCAGGGCGGTTAACTCTTGCCTGtattggcacaaaatttctggcagactggcaccAGTTtgcaaacaagcaaataaagatcactggcctgcctgaccaggtggtggcacaacagagagagcattgacctgggacgctgaggacccaggttcaaaaccttaaggtcccttgcttgagtatgggctcatctggtttgagcatgggatcatagatatgaccccatggtcactggttttaagcccaaggtcgctggcttggctggagccccctagtcaaggtacatatgagaagcaatcaatgaataactaagagtgccacaactacaagttgatcctGTGGTCTCTCTGTCtcgtaaaaagaaaataaataaaaacactggtTTACGCCATCCCTGAGATCTGACTCTTCTGCTACTGTCAGAGAATCAGCAAGACACCTGGAGCTCTACATCTGTAAGAAAATGAATTCTGCCACCAACTACATGAGCAGGGTAAAGGGACCCCCAAGCCTCAGATGAGACCAGCTCTAGCCATCACCTTGACTGAAGCTTCGAGACACACTGAAACAGAAAACCTAGCTAAACCAAGACAGATTTCTAACCCATAGAATCCATAACATAAACACATGCTACTTGAAGCTGCTTTATGGTCATTTGTTACACAAACTAGCAGCAGATGACTGATATACTACGTTACAGATGTATAAGCTGGGACTGAGAGTCCCAGAGCCATACAGCCAAGCAGACACCTACACAGAGGTGGCCCTGGGTCCCCTGTCCTCGCCTGCTATGCGTGTGCCCTCCCCACTCTGCCCTGCCAACGTAGTACCTGAGAGCTGTGAGCTCCACCTTCTCATGGTCATTGGTGACGAGCTCGGGGATGAGGCTGAGATGGGCAATCTGCGTAGCGGCCCAACCAAACTGGAAGATGACAATGAAAGGCCCGTAGTAGAGGAGGGCGGCCCATTCAGGCGTGGTTGCCCCACAGCCCAGGCAGGGACTGAAGatgaaggggaaagaaagcagGACGCAGATGGTGCCTGTGGATGGGCAGAGCAAGGGGAGATCACATCACCAGGCCTTCCCAAAGTGGCCCGGGTCGCCCTGGGGTATGACCAGAtggaaacaaaatagagacacagaaaaggctagCGACCCTCCCAAAGTCACAATAAGGTATGTGGGATGAGCAGCCCAGGGTGCCCCAGGCTTATGGCCCCTGTGACAAATAGAACTGAAGCATATCTGGGGCCCCCTAGAAGTCAAACAGCCGAACAGGACAGAGAGGCCAGGCCTCTACCCACCAGTCCAAGCTATATGCCCCTTTTGTCCAATGGAGCTCAGAACAGGCTGGAGTGGGCCTGAGGTCACACACTATATCAGGTGGAGGGGGCAGGACCAAGATGTATGGCCAGGTAATAACAGGGAGCACGAATGGGGCCTTCCATGGCCATGGCTGGGTAGTTCAGGtgattggagtgtcatcctgatacatcaagtTTGCAGTTCTggtccccaatcagggcacatagaagaatcagccaatgaatgcataaataagtggaacaacaaatagatgtgtttctctctctctctctctttcagtccAGGGCTCCCCGGGGTTGCACCTAATGAGAGGtgaggaaactaaagcacagagaatCTGAGGTCACACAACAGGTTGAAAGGGTACTGTGGGGTCCCCTGAAAAACTACCCACTACAGACACACTATTTACACCCACAACTTCCCCCTTCTGTCTTGCCCCAGGAGCAAGCCTTTTCCTAGTCCCTATCAAGGATCCTGTGGGGCCAACAGGAGTCAGGAGGCCGGGATATGCTGGACCATGACCTCCTTGAGTCCCCATCAGCTCATAAGGGAACCTCTCCTTGGCAAACACTCCAATATCTCAGAACAAGCCCAAGTCCTCCCTGAGGCCCACAAGGTCCTGCACAACCTGCCCCATCCCTTTCCTATcctaccctcctccctctctcccccttgctcTTTCTGATCCAACCACACAGAGCTCCTGGCTGTTCCTCCAACACACTAGGCACagtcctgcctcaggaccttgcACATGCTGTGCCCTCTGTCTGGATTGCTCCTTTCCTTTTCATCCCTCAGGGCTCAACTCAAATGCCACTTCCTCAaagaagccctccctgaccaGCTGTTACCAACAGTCCCCTCATCGCTCAACACACTCTATTCTGGACCCTGCTTGCTTTTCTTCTCACCCCTTAGCACACATGAGAATTCTTTTGTTTACCTGCTTGTTTCCTGCCTACCTATACCACCACTTGTtggggtagggaccaggtctattTAAGTCACTTTTCCTCCTATCCCTACGCCCAGGAGTCTGGCAGTTGgacttccctcctcccccaggctTTGGAGGTGACCTCATCCCCAGACCCTGGGCTCACCCAGAGCCCTAAGATGAGGAAATGAAACCAAAACTAGCCTGGCTCTTTCTCTGGAACTGGGAGGGGACATCCTGAGCAGGGTCAGGCACCAACTGCAGGCTCTGGTCAGAAGAAtgtgctgccctggctggattcCACCCTGTTGCTGTTCAGACCGGTTAACCATTGTTGGAGCTAGGTTGCCTGGCTGGGAGGCTTTGGGCATGTGATTTTTGCCTCTTGGGGTCTCTTGCAGAAAATGGAAATATCTGCTTCCTGAGATAGATCTGAGAATTGAGAGTTAATGTATGAAAGTGGGAGCTCCTACTACTCTGAGCTACTTCCTACCTCAGCAGCTTCAAAGACAAAGTATTCCACACCTTTGCATAAGCccttttaacacacacacacacacacacacacacacacacacacacacacacacacacacttctattCATACTTCAAAACCCCagaggcgcctgacctgtggtggcgcagtggatacagcgtcaacccagaatgctgagatcactagtcctccttctccctctctctctcccccccctaaaatgaataaataaaaattaaaaaacaaacaaacacccaaaGGCATCTGCTCTCCAGAACTCTGCTTCTTTCTTATGAAACCCAGTCCATGCACCTATCCCAGTCTGGACCCCACAAGAATGTCGTCTCGCTCTGATGGTCCTTTCTAAGCTAGAGGGGGGGAACTGAGGGCTTGTTAAGGGAAAGAGTGAGTTCATCACTACCACCCACAGACTCAGGGGCAAATAGAGAAGTGGGCATTGTTGCCAGAATGACTTTTGCTCAAGCCACCTTATCAGCTATCACGAGGGGCCACCTCCACTTTCTCTCCCCACAGGTCCTCCACCTCAAGACGGGAAAGGGGTACAGGTAGAGTAGACCCTGTTGTCTGGTCAGAGCACTCAGCCCCCAAGTCTGTTTTGCATAAACACAAAtccttcagtttttttatttacaaaaatgcctccatcctgaccaggcggtggcgcagtggatagagtgtcggactgggacgcagagaacccaggtttgagaccccgaggtctccgccttgagctcaggctcatctgctttgagcaaggctcaccagcttggacccaaggtcgttggcttgagcaagggatcactggctctgctatagctccccggtcaaggcacatatgagaaagcaatcaatgaacaactaaggtgttgcaatgaagaactgatgcttctcatctctctgtcttcctgtctgtctgtccctctctctgtctctttctgtccctgtcacaataattaactaactaactaagtaagtaaataaataaatggaagcatctgtctttaaaaaaaaaaaaatgcctccagTCCACTTAACCCCTGCCTCTGTAGGGGGAATCAAGTTCTTTGTAAGGACCCTCACCGAATCCCAGGCCTCTGACTACAAAAGGCCCTGGAGGCTCTGAGCTGGTAACAGGTCTCACCTCAGGGATTTTGCACATGCAGTGCCCTCTGCCAGGGCTACCTTCCCAACACTGGCTCCATCTCCTTGGAAAGGTTTCCCCTGACAACCCCCCACGCCATCCAAAACAGCCCTTCTCCCCCACACTACTCCACACATCTCTCTGGCCCAGGAAATACCTGTATACCTGTCAACATGAGTTGATCctactattattaaaaaaaactgcctttgagcctgaccagcgatggcgcagtggatagagcgttggactgggatgccgaggaccaaggttcaagaccccgaggttgccagcttgagcacaggctcatctggtttgagcaaaagctcaccagcttggacccaaggtcactggctccagtaaggagttactcggtctgctgaaggctcgcggtcaaggcacatatgagagagcaatcaatgaacaactaaggtgttgcaatgcgcaacgaaaacctaatgattgatgcttctcatctctccgttcctgtctgtccctgtctatccctctctctgattctctctctgtctctgtaaaaataaataagtaaataaacaaataacttaaaaaaaaaaaaaactgcctttgAGACTCTGGGATCAGTTCTGCAAGCAAAACCCAACACCAGCTGAAGGTGGAACACCTCAAATGTCTATTTTCAGATGATGCTGTCACTGGTCTGAGTGTCCTGCAGTCCAAAGTGGCCCAAGAACAATCTCAGCATACTAAGCACCTGACAAACCTGAAATCCAGCCTTGGATGTGGCCATATTGATACCAGTCATCCTAGGGCCACTGGGAAATCGGAGATCTGCTGCACCTTGCAAAAATGTCATCTATGAGGGCCTGGGGCAAAACACTGTCTTCCTAGTCATTGTGCCCAAAGGCAAGAAGATACcagccaccccctcctccttctagAAAGCTGCTGCCCAGAATTCTCTAAATGGCAGGattcctggccctgcctcctgaaATGCCCAGCAGGCCCCCCAATGCCAGGATGTGGTGGGCACTCCTGCCAGGGGAGGAACAGCAGAAAAAGTGTCCAGAGCTAATCTCAAAGCCCAGGGCCAGAGTGGGCAGAGAAGGGACGCATGGATGCAGGCCTTATCACCAGTGCacacaaggcagggtgccccaaCCCCCCAGGACCTGTCTCCTAACCTCCCTGATAACCCTCTAGGTGGGCAAAGGCCCCAGGCCAGAGGACAACTGCATTACCTGCCCTGCAGACCCCATCCTCATTAGTCAGGCACAGACCTCAGACCTTTCTGTCTCACCTGCCCCATCTCTCAGCTGCCCTGGCTACCCCAAAATGCCCAAGGGCCAGGTTGcttgagatgggggaggggatggatAGAGTACTGGGGGAATAAACACGACAGACAGAGGGGGCTCTAGACAGTCTGACCCTCTCTCAGACCAAGTTGTCCTGGTGGTCACCCtgaaagagagatgggaaggtcAAGCCAGACCAGATAGATTGACAGAGGAGGCTCTGGGCAGTCAGACCCAACCTGAAGATGGTTCAAGGAGCCCAAAGGGGTCAAAGGGAAGCGACACTGGAGGATCACACCAAGTCAGATAGATGAAGAGGACTTGACAGGTCAGACAGCAGCAATGAGGCAGACGGAGGGGAGAGACTCAGGACAAGGGGAAGACAAACGGAGGAGACTCAGGCCATGTTACAGACAACAGGAGGGGGGGGGTTCAAACcatgggacagagagacagaaggggggcaGGGAGTTAAGCAGAGGGGGTAGGCTCAGGCTCTGGGGCAGACATAGAGGGGGAGGCTCAACACAACAGCGAGGCAGATGAATAGGGGCGGCTGGGCCGCTACTTACCAACTAGATGCCAGGTCTTGCGAGGCCCGCAGCGGGCGCAGCGGCCGGCGGCGCGGTCGGCCTCATAGCCCACGAGGGGCGTGCAGAGCCCGTCGGCCACCTGGccaagcagcagcagcacccCGGCGCCGCGCGAGCTGTAGGCGCGCACCGAGTGCAGGTAGAGCAGCAGGTAAGTGAACCACATGGACGCGCACAGGTCGTTGAGGAAGTGGCCCACGGCGTAGCTCAGCCGCGCCGCCAGCGACAGCGGCCGCGGGGGTGCCCCAGCTCCGGCCGCCGGGGGTCCCGGGCCCATGGTGGCACTCCGGACTTGGGCCGGGACGTCGAACGCACCACAAACGGGACCGTGAACCCGGCCGTGGACACCACTCTCTCTCAGCCACAGACCGCACCGGCCTCGTCCGCCCCGCCGAAAGCGCCTGCGGCAGCCGAGCCGGTGGACCCGAGACTAAGGCGTGGGGGGCGGGGCATCTCAGGAGCAGCGGCTTTCTCCACCAATCGAGATCGTGTGCCGGGGCCGGAAAGCCAATCACCGGGGACATGAGCGTGGTCTCTTGGTTAGCCCGACCTCCACACCAGGAGCAAACTGAACTGCATGGTCCTAGCGCTCTACGGTCTTGAGATTGTGGGACCCCCCCCCTCACCACCGAAGCTGGGGGTAAGGCAAGGGTCGCCACCACCCAGACTTCGGCTGCCAGGCCCGCACCACCCCAGCTAGTCCACAGCTTTATGAGGCCTAATGTGGGCTGGAGAGAACGGGGTGGGTTGGGGAGAACGGGGTAAGTTGGGGCGTGGGTTAGGGCGAGGTCTGAACCCCAGCTCGGCTCTCCACGAGGTCTGGTGGAGTCCCAGACGGAAGAGACCCAATTGGACAAGGAGAAGAAGTATTAGTTCTAATTAATTAGTTTTTAAGGATAATAATGGGATAATCATCATAATAACACCAGCTGGCATTTAATGAACGCAGACTGTGCCAAGCGCCCCAGGTGGATTTTCTCATCCCAGCTGGGCAGGAGGCGGAGCAAGTCTCTCCTATTTCACAGGCCAGAAATACGCCTAGAGCAGAGAGGGTGCCAGCGCTCAGGAATCCAGTGGTCCAGACTCTCCCTGCCCTCCTTCAACTGTCCTCCTAGACTAGGTCACCGCACAAGCGGTTTCAAGTTCTAACAAACGTTTCCTCGCCCCCGGCCTGAGCCTCCAGACCTCCTCCA is drawn from Saccopteryx leptura isolate mSacLep1 chromosome 1, mSacLep1_pri_phased_curated, whole genome shotgun sequence and contains these coding sequences:
- the MFSD12 gene encoding major facilitator superfamily domain-containing protein 12 — encoded protein: MGPGPPAAGAGAPPRPLSLAARLSYAVGHFLNDLCASMWFTYLLLYLHSVRAYSSRGAGVLLLLGQVADGLCTPLVGYEADRAAGRCARCGPRKTWHLVGTICVLLSFPFIFSPCLGCGATTPEWAALLYYGPFIVIFQFGWAATQIAHLSLIPELVTNDHEKVELTALRYAFTVVANITVYGAAWLLLHLQASPHMGSIQDVSDQLGVQDVPVFRNLSLLVVGIGAVFSLLFHLGTKEECQQLVEEPDEHSPLLAPTTARPLLLWKHWLWQPAFYQVGLLYMSTRLIVNLSQTYIAMYLTYSLNLPKKFIATIPLVMYLSGFFSSFLMNPVNKWIGRNMTYFAGLLVILAFAAWVALADGLGVTVYAAAVMLGIGCATILVTSLAMTADLIGPHTHSGAFVYGAMSFSDKVANGLAVMFIQSLHPCSSELCCRACVGFYHWVMVAVTGGVGVAATLSLCSLLIWPIRLRS